In the Tribolium castaneum strain GA2 chromosome 1, icTriCast1.1, whole genome shotgun sequence genome, one interval contains:
- the pins gene encoding G-protein-signaling modulator 2 isoform X2: MSLSASAENLTVETQDYDGSSNMCLELALEGERLCKAGDCRAGVAFFQAAIQAGTDDLRTLSAIYSQLGNAYFYLGDYGKAMQYHKHDLTLARTMGDKLGEAKSSGNLGNTLKVMGRFDEAVVCCKRHLELSRELGDRLSEGRALYNLGNVFHAKGKHIGRVGHKDPGDFSDDVKGCLQEAVSYYEENLTLMRELGDIAAQGRACGNLGNTFYLLGDFAQAIHYHEERLSIARQFGDKAAERRAHSNLGNSHIFMGQFEEAAHHYKRTLALAQELGDHAVEAQACYSLGNTYTLLRDYETAIEYHLRHLLIAQNLADRIGEGRACWSLGNANASLGNHEKALQFAKKHLEISKELGDPMGEATAKMNIADLRKILNLPDSPESCDSDSPKENDVTHQRIQRLTPDGKQRPGFTLPPMKSAPSPTKNEDDDSFFDLLSRFQSKRMDDQRCSLTVDNNKENTNVVNLPRNEGPDDLIDMIAGMQSKRMDEQRVALPHLPGLQSSSLQKLAESRNNSVPDDNFLDQLVRCQGSRLEDQRSPLPMPAVDVEADPPPARKSGATVPDEDFISLIMRFQSGRMDDQRAAVPRVEHRMANGNVPHATNGISNNFKSNSSGKKKK; this comes from the exons ATGTCCCTGAGTGCTAGTGCCGAGAACCTGACTGTGGAAACACAG gACTATGACGGTTCGAGCAATATGTGCTTAGAGTTGGCCTTGGAGGGCGAGCGTCTGTGCAAGGCGGGCGACTGCAGGGCAGGAGTGGCTTTTTTTCAGGCCGCAATCCAGGCCGGAACTGACGACTTGCGGACGCTCAGTGCTATTTACAGTCAGCTCGGAAATGCGTATTTTTATCTAGGAGATTATGGCAAAGCCATGCAATATCACAAACATGATCTCACTTTGGCCAG GACAATGGGTGATAAACTGGGCGAGGCGAAGTCTTCGGGAAATCTGGGCAATACTCTGAAGGTGATGGGGCGGTTTGATGAAGCTGTGGTGTGTTGTAAACGACATTTGGAGCTTTCGAGAGAATTGGGCGATAGGTTGAGCGAAGGCAGGGCGTTGTATAATTTAGGAAATGTTTTTCATGCCAAGGGGAAACATATCGGGAGGGTGGGGCACAAGGATCCGGGGGATTTTTCAGATGACGTCAAAGGGTGTCTCCAAGAAGCTGTCTCTTATTATGA GGAAAACTTAACACTGATGCGTGAACTGGGCGATATAGCGGCACAAGGAAGAGCTTGTGGTAATTTGGGCAatacgttttatttattgggtgATTTCGCGCAAGCGATACATTACCATGAAGAAAGATTATCAATAGCGAGACAATTTGGTGATAAAGCGGCCGAAAGAAGAGCACATAGTAATCTCGGAAATTCGCATATTTTTATGGGACAGTTTGAAGAAGCCGCCCATCATTACAA acgAACTCTAGCCCTGGCCCAGGAATTAGGCGACCATGCAGTCGAAGCTCAGGCTTGTTATAGTTTAGGCAACACTTATACGCTATTGAGAGATTACGAAACTGCCATTGAATATCATTTGAGACATCTTTTGATAGCGCAAAATTTGGCCGATCGCATTGGGGAAGGTAGGGCGTGTTGGTCATTGGGTAATGCAAACGCATCGTTGGGTAATCACGAAAAGGCGCTACAATTTGCCAAAAAACACCTCGAAATTAGTAAAGAG TTGGGCGATCCAATGGGTGAAGCTACAGCGAAAATGAACATTGCTGACTTACGAAAAATCCTCAATTTGCCTGATAGTCCCGAATCGTGTGACAGTGATTCCCCGAAAGAGAATGACGTCACTCACCAGAGGATACAAAGG TTGACACCCGACGGCAAACAACGTCCCGGCTTCACACTTCCACCAATGAAATCAGCCCCGTCACCAACTAAAAACGAAGATGACGATTCCTTCTTCGATTTGTTATCCCGCTTCCAATCGAAACGTATGGACGACCAACGTTGTTCCCTCACTGTTGACAACAACAAGGAAAACACCAACGTGGTGAATCTGCCTCGAAATGAAGGTCCCGATGATCTGATTGACATGATTGCCGGAATGCAAAGCAAAAGAATGGATGAGCAAAGAGTTGCACTACCACATCTTCCAGGATTGCAATCATCGTCGTTACAAAAGTTGGCCGAATCGAGGAATAATAGTGTTCCCGATGATAATTTCCTGGATCAGTTGGTGCGTTGTCAAGGTTCAAGACTTGAGGATCAGAGATCGCCGCTCCCGATGCCGGCGGTTGATGTGGAGGCCGATCCGCCACCGGCAAGGAAAAGTGGGGCGACTGTGCCAGATGAGGATTTTATCTCGTTGATTATGAGGTTTCAGTCGGGGAGAATGGATGATCAAAGGGCGGCTGTGCCCCGAGTGGAACACAG AATGGCCAATGGTAACGTCCCGCATGCAACAAATGGtattagtaataattttaaaagcaaTTCTTCGGGCAAGAAGAAGAAGTAA
- the Samtor gene encoding S-adenosylmethionine sensor upstream of mTORC1: MATSEHLQSANFVKSVHQKLRSDAKIMGAGNAWRRHCENGENLAKYASAMQNLATNHWEKTTNSRAVSRVEWVHSFCLKYFHEEIFKQRQREVEIATKLNLKVPDLVLGVKNQYELLDVGSCFNPFAKYQCFSVTPIDIAPATSDVLKCDFLNVDLTSNQYNLQKNSFDVVVFSLLLEYLPSPDQRHTCCEKAYNLLRPEGILLIITPDSKHVGANAKIMKSWRFILAKMGFSRIKYEKLAYLHCMAFRKSIKSEIAQRWALLQIEKPFYEEIVIPQDFNKIETPTGVVCDSGDNCEVSLFEELPQSFE, translated from the coding sequence ATGGCCACGTCGGAACATTTACAATCAGCGAATTTTGTTAAATCGGTGCACCAAAAATTGCGAAGTGATGCGAAAATCATGGGGGCTGGTAACGCATGGCGTAGGCATTGTGAAAATGGGGAGAATCTTGCGAAATATGCCTCTGCCATGCAAAATTTGGCTACGAATCATTGGGAGAAAACTACAAACTCTAGGGCTGTGTCAAGAGTCGAGTGGGTGCATAGTTTTTGCCTCAAATATTTTCACGAAGAAATATTCAAACAGAGACAACGTGAGGTTGAAATTGCAACGAAACTTAACCTAAAAGTGCCTGATCTTGTGTTAGGTGTTAAAAACCAATACGAGTTATTGGATGTGGGGAGTTGTTTCAACCCCTTTGCGAAATATCAGTGTTTCAGTGTCACCCCCATAGACATAGCCCCTGCCACTAGTGATGTGTTaaagtgcgattttttaaatgtggaCCTAACTTCAAATCAGTATaaccttcaaaaaaattcgtttgatGTGGTTGTCTTTAGTCTTTTGCTTGAATATTTGCCTTCACCGGATCAGCGACACACTTGTTGCGAAAAAGCCTACAATTTATTAAGACCAGAAGGCATTTTACTTATTATAACCCCCGATTCTAAACATGTGGGAGccaatgcaaaaataatgaaatctTGGCGTTTTATTTTAGCCAAAATGGGTTTTTCACGCATCAAATACGAAAAACTAGCCTATTTGCATTGCATGGCGTTCAGGAAAAGTATCAAGAGTGAAATCGCGCAACGTTGGGCCCTTTTACAAATTGAGAAACCTTTTTACGAGGAAATTGTTATCCCGCaagattttaacaaaattgaaacACCCACGGGTGTGGTTTGTGACAGTGGTGATAATTGTGAAGTGTCTTTGTTCGAGGAATTGCCCCAaagttttgaataa
- the RpL28 gene encoding large ribosomal subunit protein eL28: protein MSAHLVWSIIRNNNAFLRKKRNIGKPFSTEPNNLTNLSSYRYNGLIHKKTVGIVDAPDKKGFTVVYKKASKQNKPRQCIVKRTMKSGPRRSLAKLERLLKANKYRTDLSKAALRRASAVLRSQKPLPAKKPKAKKPE from the exons ATGTCTGCCCATTTAGTGTGGAGCATTATCCGCAATAACAACGCTTTTTTGCGTAAAAAGCGCAACATTGGCAAACCTTTCAGTACT gaaCCCAACAATTTGACAAACTTGAGTTCGTACAGATATAACGGCCTGATCCACAAAAAAACCGTTGGTATTGTGGACGCGCCTGATAAGAAAGGCTTTACTGTCGTGTACAAAAAAGCCAGTAAACAG aataaaCCAAGGCAATGTATCGTGAAACGCACGATGAAATCGGGCCCCAGACGCTCTTTGGCCAAGCTTGAGAGGCTTTTGAAGGCCAACAAATACCGCACTGACTTGTCCAAGGCGGCCCTTCGCAGAGCCAGTGCCGTCCTCAGGTCACAAAAGCCCCTCCCCGCCAAAAAACCCAAGGCGAAGAAACCAGaataa
- the Oseg1 gene encoding intraflagellar transport protein 122 homolog has translation MRSVPKWADKIQDNEKKGQTIYDLCFNPDGSQLIVATGNHVLVYDTSDGSLIQTLKGHKDKVHAVSYAKNGLKFASGSADKTVIIWSSKLEGLLKYSHSDSVQCILFNPLSHQLASCALTDFAFWSSEQKAVQKHKTNVKINACSWTNDGQYLALGLNNGVISIRNKLGEEKGRIERPNSPAIWALSWSTCKEDQTDVLCVADWNKTLAFYTLGGKLVGKERNIGYEALRINYFPKGEYILISGLNKACVMYTKDGIRLDVIGDQQNAWVWCCAAHPSGNFVVMGCQDGTIAYYQLIFNTVHGLYKERYAFRENMTDVIIQHLITEQKVRIKCRDLIKKIAIYKHRLAVQLPERVVIYELYSNDANDMHYRAKEKITQKLDCSLLVVCTEHLVVCQEKKLQSMFFSGQNEKEWNFESPIRYIKIIGGPPGKEGMILGLKNGQVWEVHLDNIHPLLKVTVNGGIRCLDLSQKKSKLAVVDETGLLQVFHSKTGELYYQEPGTNSVAFNNLYEDMVAFSGNNSLAIKVLDFPAHRQKMMGFVVGLSGAKVFCLNGAAMVTLELPLSAPMYQYIDKKMFDEAYKVACLGVTDGDWDELGHSALEALEFEVARLAFIKLQDFHYLELIQDLQEQQKKGETNRDAMIGDIYAHRGRLKEAARLYQKAGQEHKALTMYTDLRMFDLAQEYLGSSDNTDLIRQKADWAKNINEHKAAAEMYLSVGDTQSAIDIYGEKGWIDQLTELGRRLDKAERSALLSIAEHLKRLNQPSFAAEIYRRLGDSASVLSLHVEAKEWSQAFSLVQTQPQYKALVYVPYAHWLAENDKFVQAQKAFYKAGRPDEAFKVLQQLVDNAISECRFQDAGYYYWIVARQFLDLAKDGTNNQSEMLENYEINDRLAGIYYAFHAVHRYLEEPFTSYMPEALFNISRFLMTETNHNNRPKGISLFAILYCLSKQARKLGANKLAKQILDRMQTLRIPQKFQEQVEIATIAARARPYSDPEELLPMCYRCSTYNPLASASNKCVNCGQKFVHSYVSFEILPLVEFVLQDGISDIEAVRLIETPPNDLGKEENWKQEISECRETLQLDIDEEDEKDPFTARLESGSGDTNNFSPVTVNKKILLAMDSSSVLICKWGPPLRYQFFKNLLPELQITMCNSCFKAFHVDDFELQLLQKGYCPFCRAPPENSLNSDSVDDLLV, from the exons atgcgtTCGGTGCCAAAATGGGCCGACAAAATCCAAGACAACGAAAAAAAGGGCCAGAC GATTTACGACTTGTGTTTTAATCCTGATGGGAGTCAGTTGATTGTGGCGACCGGTAATCATGTCCTAGTTTACGATACTAGTGACGGTAGCCTAATTCAGACCCTCAAAGGTCACAAAGATAAGGTTCATGCGGTTTCTTATGCAAAAAACGGGCTTAAATTTGCAAGTGGTAGTGCAGACAAGACTGTGATTATTTGGTCGAGTAAACTTGAAGGGTTACTGAAGTATAGTCACAGTGACTCGGTTcagtgtattttatttaacccATTGTCCCACCAATTGGCTTCTTGTGCCCTCACTGACTTTGCGTTCTGGAGCTCGGAACAGAAAGCCGTACAAAAGCACAAAACCAATGTTAAGATAAACGCCTGTTCGTGGACTAACGACGGGCAGTATTTGGCTTTGGGGCTCAATAATGGGGTTATTTCAATCAGGAATAAACTAGGGGAGGAGAAAGGGAGGATTGAGCGGCCTAATAGCCCCGCAATTTGGGCCCTGTCTTGGAGTACGTGTAAGGAGGACCAGACCGATGTTTTGTGTGTGGCTGATTGGAATAAAACTTTGGCTTTTTACACACTTGGTGGGAAATTGGTCGGAAAGGAACGAAATATCGGTTATGAGGCCTTGAGGATTAATTATTTCCCCAAAGGGGAGTACATTTTGATCAGTGGACTTAACAAAGCTTGTGTGATGTACACTAAAGATGGGATAAGACTTGACGTCATTGGGGACCAACAAAACGCATGGGTTTGGTGTTGTGCGGCTCATCCTTCTGGTAATTTCGTTGTGATGGGGTGCCAAGATGGTACAATAGCCTACTATCAATTAATCTTCAACACTGTTCATGGTCTGTACAAGGAACGATACGCATTTCGTGAAAACATGACCGATGTTATTATACAACACTTGATAACCGAGCAAAAAGTTCGCATCAAGTGCCGAGATTTGATTAAGAAAATTGCGATTTATAAACATCGACTTGct gtccaattgCCCGAAAGAGTTGTAATCTATGAGTTGTATTCGAATGATGCAAATGATATGCATTATCGGGCGAAAGagaaaataacacaaaaattggACTGTAGTCTTTTGGTTGTGTGTACGGAACATTTGGTTGTTTGTCAGGAGAAGAAATTACAAAGTATGTTTTTTTCGGGACAAAATGAGAAAGAGTGGAATTTTGAGAGTCCAATTAGGTATATTAAAATCATTGGGGGGCCACCGGGCAAGGAGGGAATGATTTTGGGGCTTAAAAATGGACAG GTTTGGGAGGTACATTTAGACAACATCCACCCCCTACTCAAGGTGACAGTTAACGGTGGTATCCGTTGCCTTGACTTGAGCcagaaaaaatccaaattggCTGTAGTTGACGAAACGGGGcttttgcaagtttttcacTCAAAAACCGGTGAATTATACTACCAAGAACCAGGAACAAACAGTGTGGCTTTCAATAATTTATACGAAGATATGGTCGCATTCAGTGGCAATAATTCACTTGCAATAAAAGTATTGGATTTTCCAGCCCATCGCCAAAAAATGATGGGTTTTGTTGTGGGTTTATCAGGAGCGAAAGTATTTTGTTTGAATGGTGCAGCAATGGTCACACTTGAATTACCATTAAGTGCTCCCATGTATCAATATATTGATAAGAAAATGTTTGATGAAGCTTACAAAGTTGCTTGTTTag gtGTGACGGATGGTGATTGGGACGAATTGGGTCATTCGGCCTTGGAAGCACTCGAATTTGAAGTTGCAAGACTagcatttattaaattacagGATTTTCATTATTTGGAGTTGATTCAAGACTTGCaa GAGCAACAAAAAAAAGGTGAAACGAATCGTGATGCCATGATTGGTGATATTTATGCACATAGAGGCAGATTAAAAGAGGCAGCAAGGTTGTACCAAAAAGCTGGCCAGGAACATAAAGCTTTAACCATGTATACAGACTTGAGAATGTTTGATTTAGCACAA GAATATCTCGGGTCGAGTGACAACACTGATTTGATTCGCCAAAAAGCCGATTGGGCTAAAAACATAAATGAGCACAAAGCAGCCGCTGAAATGTACTTATCAGTCGGTGATACGCAATCTGCGATTGATATTTACGGCGAAAAAGGATGGATCgatca acTTACCGAATTGGGTCGTCGTCTCGACAAAGCCGAACGTTCGGCTTTATTATCAATTGCCGAACATTTGAAACGTTTAAATCAACCTTCATTCGCGGCTGAAATTTATCGCCGATTGGGCGATTCAGCTTCGGTTTTATCCCTTCATGTCGAGGCAAAAGAATGGTCTCAAGCCTTTTCTTTAGTTCAGACACAGCCTCAATATAAGGCTTTGGTTTACGTACCGTATGCTCACTGGTTGGCCGAAAACGACAAATTTGTACAAGCACAAAAAG cgTTTTATAAGGCCGGAAGGCCGGATGAGgcttttaaagttttacaacaaTTGGTTGATAATGCAATTAGTGAGTGTAGGTTTCAGGATGCTGGGTATTACTATTGGATTGTTGCGAGACAGTTTCTGGATTTGGCCAAAGATGG CACAAACAATCAGAGCGAAATGTTggaaaattacgaaataaaCGATCGCCTCGCTGGCATTTATTACGCTTTTCATGCCGTCCATCGATATTTAGAGGAGCCTTTTACGTCCTACATGCCGGAAgctttatttaatatttcccGATTTTTAATGACTGAGACCAATCACAACAACAGACCGAAAGGAATTTctctatt TGCAATTTTATACTGTCTCTCGAAACAAGCGCGCAAATTGGGTGCAAATAAACTCGCAAAACAGATTTTAGACCGAATGCAAACTCTTCGAATTCCGCAAAAATTTCAAGAACAAGTCGAAATTGCAACAATTGCGGCCCGAGCACGGCCTTATAGCGATCCCGAAGAATTATTACCGATGTGTTATCGTTGCTCGACTTATAATCCCTTAGCAAGTGCGAGTAATAAATGTGTGAATTGTGGGCAAAAGTTTGTTCACTCGTACGTCAGTTTTG AAATTTTGCCTTTGGTCgagtttgtcctacaggacgGAATCAGCGATATCGAAGCGGTTCGTTTAATTGAAACGCCGCCTAATGATCTCGGAAAAGAGGAAAATTGGAAACAGGAAATATCGGAATGTCGGGAAACTCTCCAATTGGATATTGACGAAGAGGATGAAAAAGATCCGTTTACTGCAAGGCTTGAG AGTGGATCAGGCGATACCAATAATTTCTCGCCGGTTAcagtcaataaaaaaattcttttagcAATGGATAGTAGTTCGGTTTTGATTTGTAAATGGGGGCCTCCTTTACgctaccaatttttcaaaaatttgctccCCGAGTTGCAAATCACAATGTGCAATTCGTgttttaag GCGTTTCATGTTGATGATTTTGAGTTACAATTACTACAAAAGGGTTATTGTCCCTTTTGTCGGGCTCCGCCCGAAAATTCGTTAAATAGTGACTCAGTTGATGATTTATTAGTGTGA
- the pins gene encoding G-protein-signaling modulator 2 isoform X1 — MSLSASAENLTVETQDYDGSSNMCLELALEGERLCKAGDCRAGVAFFQAAIQAGTDDLRTLSAIYSQLGNAYFYLGDYGKAMQYHKHDLTLARTMGDKLGEAKSSGNLGNTLKVMGRFDEAVVCCKRHLELSRELGDRLSEGRALYNLGNVFHAKGKHIGRVGHKDPGDFSDDVKGCLQEAVSYYEENLTLMRELGDIAAQGRACGNLGNTFYLLGDFAQAIHYHEERLSIARQFGDKAAERRAHSNLGNSHIFMGQFEEAAHHYKRTLALAQELGDHAVEAQACYSLGNTYTLLRDYETAIEYHLRHLLIAQNLADRIGEGRACWSLGNANASLGNHEKALQFAKKHLEISKELGDPMGEATAKMNIADLRKILNLPDSPESCDSDSPKENDVTHQRIQRVRRESMEQLSLIKLTPDGKQRPGFTLPPMKSAPSPTKNEDDDSFFDLLSRFQSKRMDDQRCSLTVDNNKENTNVVNLPRNEGPDDLIDMIAGMQSKRMDEQRVALPHLPGLQSSSLQKLAESRNNSVPDDNFLDQLVRCQGSRLEDQRSPLPMPAVDVEADPPPARKSGATVPDEDFISLIMRFQSGRMDDQRAAVPRVEHRMANGNVPHATNGISNNFKSNSSGKKKK; from the exons ATGTCCCTGAGTGCTAGTGCCGAGAACCTGACTGTGGAAACACAG gACTATGACGGTTCGAGCAATATGTGCTTAGAGTTGGCCTTGGAGGGCGAGCGTCTGTGCAAGGCGGGCGACTGCAGGGCAGGAGTGGCTTTTTTTCAGGCCGCAATCCAGGCCGGAACTGACGACTTGCGGACGCTCAGTGCTATTTACAGTCAGCTCGGAAATGCGTATTTTTATCTAGGAGATTATGGCAAAGCCATGCAATATCACAAACATGATCTCACTTTGGCCAG GACAATGGGTGATAAACTGGGCGAGGCGAAGTCTTCGGGAAATCTGGGCAATACTCTGAAGGTGATGGGGCGGTTTGATGAAGCTGTGGTGTGTTGTAAACGACATTTGGAGCTTTCGAGAGAATTGGGCGATAGGTTGAGCGAAGGCAGGGCGTTGTATAATTTAGGAAATGTTTTTCATGCCAAGGGGAAACATATCGGGAGGGTGGGGCACAAGGATCCGGGGGATTTTTCAGATGACGTCAAAGGGTGTCTCCAAGAAGCTGTCTCTTATTATGA GGAAAACTTAACACTGATGCGTGAACTGGGCGATATAGCGGCACAAGGAAGAGCTTGTGGTAATTTGGGCAatacgttttatttattgggtgATTTCGCGCAAGCGATACATTACCATGAAGAAAGATTATCAATAGCGAGACAATTTGGTGATAAAGCGGCCGAAAGAAGAGCACATAGTAATCTCGGAAATTCGCATATTTTTATGGGACAGTTTGAAGAAGCCGCCCATCATTACAA acgAACTCTAGCCCTGGCCCAGGAATTAGGCGACCATGCAGTCGAAGCTCAGGCTTGTTATAGTTTAGGCAACACTTATACGCTATTGAGAGATTACGAAACTGCCATTGAATATCATTTGAGACATCTTTTGATAGCGCAAAATTTGGCCGATCGCATTGGGGAAGGTAGGGCGTGTTGGTCATTGGGTAATGCAAACGCATCGTTGGGTAATCACGAAAAGGCGCTACAATTTGCCAAAAAACACCTCGAAATTAGTAAAGAG TTGGGCGATCCAATGGGTGAAGCTACAGCGAAAATGAACATTGCTGACTTACGAAAAATCCTCAATTTGCCTGATAGTCCCGAATCGTGTGACAGTGATTCCCCGAAAGAGAATGACGTCACTCACCAGAGGATACAAAGGGTGAGACGTGAAAGCATGGAACAGCTTAGCCTGATTAAG TTGACACCCGACGGCAAACAACGTCCCGGCTTCACACTTCCACCAATGAAATCAGCCCCGTCACCAACTAAAAACGAAGATGACGATTCCTTCTTCGATTTGTTATCCCGCTTCCAATCGAAACGTATGGACGACCAACGTTGTTCCCTCACTGTTGACAACAACAAGGAAAACACCAACGTGGTGAATCTGCCTCGAAATGAAGGTCCCGATGATCTGATTGACATGATTGCCGGAATGCAAAGCAAAAGAATGGATGAGCAAAGAGTTGCACTACCACATCTTCCAGGATTGCAATCATCGTCGTTACAAAAGTTGGCCGAATCGAGGAATAATAGTGTTCCCGATGATAATTTCCTGGATCAGTTGGTGCGTTGTCAAGGTTCAAGACTTGAGGATCAGAGATCGCCGCTCCCGATGCCGGCGGTTGATGTGGAGGCCGATCCGCCACCGGCAAGGAAAAGTGGGGCGACTGTGCCAGATGAGGATTTTATCTCGTTGATTATGAGGTTTCAGTCGGGGAGAATGGATGATCAAAGGGCGGCTGTGCCCCGAGTGGAACACAG AATGGCCAATGGTAACGTCCCGCATGCAACAAATGGtattagtaataattttaaaagcaaTTCTTCGGGCAAGAAGAAGAAGTAA